The stretch of DNA AGCGCGCGCATCATCAGCTTCGGCTTCACACCCAAGAACTGTCGCTACTGGAAGGTTGGCGAGAACATCTTCTGGGGTGCCGGCCTGTACTCGAGCCCGGTCAACGTCGTTGACCAGTGGATGGCCTCGCCCAGCCACAGGAAGGTTCTGCTGACGAAGTCATTCCGCGTTGCCGGTGTGGGCGCCGTTGTGTCGGAGCAGGGCTTCGGTGACGTCGACAGCGGCGCGTGGTTCTTCACCTTCGACACCGGCCGTCGCATCGTCAAGAAATAGGCCAACCGCCCGAGCGGCGTTTCCCTCCGGCGAACGCCGTCCTCGGTTCGCGCCGTCACCTCCGACGCCGCCGCCCTGCGGTCACACCGCCGAGCGAAGGCATTCCGCCCGCTGAGGCGCAGGCAACCCTCCTGTCGATTCATTCGCCGCGCGCGATTCGCGCAACAAGTCCCCCGCCGGTCTCCACAATGCACACGCAACCCGCACGCGTGCCGAGCACCAGTTAGGATCGCGCAATGGACCGTGAGCGAAACGCCAGCACGACTGATCGCAGCCTGCGACAGCTCTTTCGCCCAGGCAGCTACGAGCAGGTGGTGGCGGTGGCTCACGAGGCTGCTCGAGCAGGCCGAACAACGCCTCTTCCCGATGCCGTGCCGAGCATGCTCCGTGATGCGCTCCTACGAGTCGGCGTGACCTTTCTGCACGCGCACCAAGCGGCGGCGTACGACGCACTCCACCGCGGAGAGCACGTCGTCATCAGCACCGGCACGGCCAGTGGCAAGAGTCTCTGCTACCAACTGGCCATCCTCGAGCGCCAGATCACCGACGACAGGAGCCGTGCCCTTCTCATCTTCCCAACGAAGGCATTGGCTCAGGATCAAGCTCGACGGCTGAGCGCCCAGCAGGTCGGCAGCACAAGAGCGGCGATCTATGACGGCGACACGCCGAGCGAAGCCCGAGCACTGGC from Thermoleophilia bacterium encodes:
- a CDS encoding CAP domain-containing protein; amino-acid sequence: MMRHVAPLTLALLAAWLFAAIVPATVSAAVSLNDYEQQVLALVNAERAAHKLPKLAPNAKLTKAARSHSKEMAQKQYFSHDSFSGESFSARIISFGFTPKNCRYWKVGENIFWGAGLYSSPVNVVDQWMASPSHRKVLLTKSFRVAGVGAVVSEQGFGDVDSGAWFFTFDTGRRIVKK